One region of Carassius gibelio isolate Cgi1373 ecotype wild population from Czech Republic chromosome A1, carGib1.2-hapl.c, whole genome shotgun sequence genomic DNA includes:
- the LOC128017398 gene encoding alpha-1D adrenergic receptor-like yields MTFSKLLNESKDGFPSDVLSNISNTTCESITVDSQVIGVGVFLAVFILLAIVGNILVILSVLCNKHLQTVTNFFIVNLAIADLLLSTIVLPFSASLEVLGCWVFGRVFCNIWAAVDVLCCTASILSLCIISIDRYIGVKYCLKYPTIMTERKAGVILVVLWVSSMVISIGPLLGWKEPPPSDESICRITEEPGYALFSSLFSFYLPLMVILVMYTRVYIVARRTTKSLEAGVKRERDKSTEVVLRIHCRSIPEDPSTSSKNKNHPFRSSLSVRLMKFSREKKAAKTLAIVVGMFILCWLPFFFVLPLGSFFPALKPSEMVFKVIFWLGYFNSCINPIIYPCSSKEFQRAFTRLVRCQCQRRRRILRRFYDQRWRTAMRGAQRDPHRDYCSGFPFHEQCGNSIYSCQNKSRPLSLKSWSFLPPLQKSSFQLKEKMNNLSNKIKNGTGKNSTSALARTEIDTVSMGIYNDCGDQSTYQIYDLTECYGLKETDI; encoded by the exons ATGACATTTTCTAAACTGCTGAACGAGAGCAAGGATGGATTCCCCTCGGACGTTCTCTCCAACATCAGCAACACCACCTGTGAGAGCATCACCGTCGACTCTCAAGTCATCGGTGTCGGAGTCTTTCTGGCCGTTTTCATTTTGCTGGCGATCGTCGGAAACATTTTGGTTATTCTCTCGGTGCTGTGCAACAAACATTTGCAGACGGTCACCAACTTCTTCATTGTGAACCTGGCCATCGCGGACCTTCTGCTTAGTACCATCGTCCTGCCGTTCTCCGCGTCTCTGGAGGTGCTGGGATGCTGGGTGTTCGGTCGGGTCTTCTGCAACATCTGGGCGGCGGTAGATGTGCTCTGTTGCACGGCGTCTATTTTAAGTTTGTGCATTATATCTATAGACAGGTACATCGGAGTAAAATACTGTCTGAAATACCCCACTATCATGACAGAACGGAAAGCAGGTGTCATCCTCGTGGTGCTCTGGGTTTCTTCAATGGTGATTTCCATCGGACCGCTTTTGGGATGGAAAGAGCCCCCACCTTCTGATGAGAGCATCTGCCGCATCACGGAGGAACCGGGTTATGCTCTGTTCTCCTCTTTATTCTCCTTCTACCTCCCGCTCATGGTGATTTTAGTCATGTATACTAGAGTATACATCGTGGCCCGCAGGACTACAAAAAGTTTGGAAGCGGGTGTGAAACGGGAGAGAGATAAATCAACGGAAGTGGTGTTGAGGATACATTGCAGGAGCATACCGGAGGATCCGAGCACGAGCTCGAAAAACAAAAATCACCCGTTCAGAAGTTCACTGTCCGTGAGACTCATGAAGTTCTCCAGAGAGAAGAAAGCTGCTAAAACCCTCGCCATCGTCGTGGGGATGTTCATTCTTTGTTGGCTACCGTTTTTCTTCGTTTTGCCTTTGG GCTCTTTTTTCCCAGCTCTGAAGCCCTCTGAGATGGTGTTCAAAGTAATCTTCTGGTTGGGATACTTCAACAGTTGCATTAACCCCATAATTTACCCCTGCTCGAGCAAGGAATTCCAGCGTGCCTTCACCCGTCTGGTGCGCTGCCAGTGCCAGCGCCGCCGCCGCATCCTCCGCCGGTTCTACGACCAGCGCTGGAGAACAGCCATGCGAGGAGCCCAGAGGGACCCACACAGAGACTACTGCTCTGGATTTCCCTTTCACGAGCAGTGTGGTAACTCTATCTATTCCTGCCAGAACAAGAGCCGGCCTCTTAGTCTGAAGAGCTGGAGCTTCTTACCCCCTTTACAGAAGTCCTCCTTCCAGCTAAAGGAGAAAATGAACAATCTTTCCAATAAGATTAAGAACGGGACGGGGAAGAATAGCACGTCTGCTCTGGCCCGGACAGAGATTGACACGGTCTCCATGGGGATCTATAACGACTGCGGCGATCAGAGCACTTACCAGATCTACGACCTCACAGAGTGCTACGGCCTGAAGGAAACAGACATCTAA